One genomic region from Streptomyces sp. Li-HN-5-11 encodes:
- a CDS encoding LysR substrate-binding domain-containing protein: MVHQQRSQEYLSPSSDTEDMAMLLAPRLAHFAGVARTEHVTRAAQEMQVPQSTLSRAMVRLEQDLGVDLFARRGRTVSLTPAGRTFLGSVERALAEIERAADQVRADADPATGKVAFGFLHTMGAETVPGLIQAFRADHPRVRFSLVQNYGEAMLERLRAGELDLCLTSPVPDAPDLVARRLDEQKLRLVVPAGHPLAARRRVRLAEAADESFVTLEPGYGLRRITDDLCREAGFKPRVAFEGEEAETLRGLVAAGLGVALLPPPAVPRPGVAELTVTAPRAAREIGVAWLDGHPDTPPVAAFKKFLLSRRGKLLP, encoded by the coding sequence ATGGTGCATCAGCAGAGGTCACAGGAGTACCTGTCACCGTCCAGTGACACAGAAGACATGGCGATGTTGCTCGCGCCCCGCCTCGCCCACTTCGCCGGCGTCGCCCGCACCGAGCACGTCACCCGCGCCGCGCAGGAGATGCAGGTCCCGCAGTCCACCCTCTCCCGGGCCATGGTCCGGCTGGAGCAGGACCTCGGCGTCGACCTCTTCGCCCGCCGGGGCCGGACCGTCTCCCTGACCCCCGCCGGGCGTACCTTCCTCGGCTCCGTCGAGCGCGCCCTCGCCGAGATCGAACGCGCCGCCGACCAGGTGCGCGCCGACGCCGACCCGGCCACCGGCAAGGTCGCCTTCGGCTTCCTGCACACCATGGGCGCCGAGACCGTGCCCGGCCTCATCCAGGCCTTCCGCGCCGATCATCCCCGCGTCCGCTTCAGCCTCGTCCAGAACTACGGCGAGGCCATGCTGGAGCGGCTGCGGGCGGGCGAGCTCGACCTGTGCCTGACCTCTCCCGTCCCGGACGCCCCCGACCTCGTCGCGCGCCGCCTGGACGAGCAGAAACTGCGCCTCGTCGTCCCCGCCGGCCACCCCCTGGCCGCCCGCCGCCGCGTCCGCCTCGCCGAGGCCGCCGACGAGTCCTTCGTGACCCTGGAACCCGGTTACGGTCTGCGCCGCATCACCGACGACCTGTGCCGCGAGGCCGGGTTCAAGCCGCGGGTGGCCTTCGAGGGGGAGGAGGCGGAGACCTTGCGGGGGCTCGTCGCGGCCGGACTGGGCGTCGCCCTTCTGCCACCGCCGGCCGTTCCCCGCCCGGGAGTGGCGGAGCTGACGGTCACGGCCCCGCGCGCGGCCCGGGAGATCGGCGTGGCCTGGCTGGACGGCCACCCGGACACGCCCCCGGTGGCCGCCTTCAAGAAGTTCCTGCTCTCACGACGCGGCAAGCTGCTGCCGTAG
- a CDS encoding alpha/beta hydrolase, which produces MAQEATPVRTARLGRTLGPEPATVSGVVLLLPGGQEVSSRRPAPVPATGAVRALQRRLGRAGHDEGLAVHVVRYRYRGWNGSEAHLARDAAWAADEVVRRYGDVPVCLAGFGMGARAALHSGGHEAVNSVVAIAPWLPEDDVAASPEPVKQLVGRRVLIVHGTNDGRTDPELSFRFAARAKKANRDVCRFEVHADGHGLHQYRAEVLALASDFVMGTLFGRAFSRPVQDALAAPPPLGLRMPLAAGFGRSWRR; this is translated from the coding sequence ATGGCACAGGAAGCGACGCCGGTTCGCACGGCCCGGCTGGGGAGGACGCTCGGCCCGGAGCCGGCGACGGTGAGCGGAGTGGTGCTGCTGCTCCCGGGCGGCCAGGAGGTCTCCAGCCGCAGACCGGCGCCGGTGCCGGCGACCGGCGCGGTGCGCGCCCTGCAGCGCCGCCTGGGCCGGGCGGGACACGACGAGGGCCTCGCCGTCCACGTGGTGCGCTACCGCTACCGCGGCTGGAACGGCAGCGAGGCCCATCTCGCCCGCGATGCCGCGTGGGCCGCCGACGAGGTCGTACGCCGCTACGGCGACGTCCCCGTGTGCCTGGCCGGTTTCGGCATGGGCGCCCGGGCCGCGCTGCACTCGGGCGGGCACGAGGCCGTCAACTCCGTGGTGGCCATCGCCCCTTGGCTGCCCGAGGACGACGTCGCCGCCTCGCCCGAACCGGTGAAGCAGCTCGTGGGGCGCCGGGTCCTGATCGTGCACGGCACGAACGACGGGCGGACCGATCCCGAGCTGTCGTTCCGGTTCGCGGCGCGGGCGAAGAAGGCGAACCGGGACGTGTGCCGGTTCGAGGTCCACGCCGACGGGCACGGACTGCACCAGTACCGCGCCGAAGTCCTCGCGCTCGCCTCGGACTTCGTCATGGGGACGCTGTTCGGGCGGGCGTTCTCACGGCCGGTCCAGGACGCGCTCGCGGCTCCGCCTCCCCTGGGGTTGCGGATGCCGCTGGCCGCGGGGTTCGGCCGGTCGTGGCGGCGGTAG
- a CDS encoding adenosine deaminase: MTSQTAHPANVPNADQIRRAPKVLLHDHLDGGLRPGTVVDLARDAGYGQLPDTDPDKLGLWFREAADSGSLERYLETFSHTVGVMQTRDALVRVARECAEDLAEDGVVYAEVRYAPEQHLEGGLTLEEVVEAVNEGFREGERLAVAKGRRIRVGALLTAMRHAARSLEIAELANRYRDLGVVGFDIAGAEAGYPPTRHLDAFEYLKRENNHFTIHAGEAFGLPSIWQALQWCGADRLGHGVRIIDDIQVHEDGTVELGRLASYVRDKRIPLELCPSSNLQTGAASSYAEHPIGLLRRLYFRATVNTDNRLMSHTSMSREFEHLVEAFDYTLDDMQWFTVNGMKSAFIPFDERLAMINDVIKPGYAALKSEWLFQQTASTSGSASSER, translated from the coding sequence ATGACGAGCCAGACTGCCCACCCGGCGAACGTCCCGAACGCGGACCAGATCCGCCGGGCGCCCAAGGTTCTGCTGCACGACCACCTCGACGGCGGGCTCCGCCCCGGCACCGTCGTCGACCTCGCCCGCGACGCGGGCTACGGCCAACTCCCCGATACCGACCCGGACAAGCTCGGCCTCTGGTTCCGCGAGGCGGCCGACTCCGGCTCCCTGGAGCGGTATCTGGAGACCTTCTCCCACACCGTCGGCGTGATGCAGACGCGCGACGCGCTCGTCCGGGTCGCCCGCGAGTGCGCCGAGGACCTCGCCGAGGACGGGGTCGTCTACGCCGAGGTGCGCTACGCCCCCGAGCAGCACCTGGAGGGCGGGCTCACGCTGGAGGAGGTCGTCGAGGCCGTCAACGAGGGCTTCCGGGAAGGCGAGCGGCTCGCTGTGGCGAAGGGCCGCCGGATCAGGGTCGGCGCCCTGCTCACCGCGATGCGGCACGCGGCGCGCTCCCTGGAGATCGCCGAACTCGCCAACCGCTACCGGGACCTGGGGGTGGTGGGCTTCGACATCGCCGGTGCGGAGGCCGGCTACCCGCCCACCCGGCACCTGGACGCCTTCGAGTACCTGAAGCGGGAGAACAACCACTTCACCATCCACGCCGGTGAGGCCTTCGGCCTGCCGTCCATCTGGCAGGCCCTGCAGTGGTGCGGCGCCGACCGGCTCGGGCACGGCGTGCGCATCATCGACGACATCCAGGTCCACGAGGACGGCACCGTCGAGCTCGGGCGGCTGGCCTCCTACGTCCGGGACAAGCGCATCCCGCTGGAGCTGTGCCCCAGCTCCAACCTCCAGACCGGCGCGGCCTCCTCCTATGCCGAGCACCCGATCGGGCTGCTGCGCCGCCTGTACTTCCGGGCGACGGTCAATACTGACAACCGGCTCATGTCCCACACCAGCATGAGCCGGGAATTCGAGCACCTTGTCGAGGCATTCGACTACACGCTCGACGACATGCAGTGGTTCACCGTCAATGGAATGAAGTCGGCCTTCATTCCTTTCGATGAACGACTGGCGATGATCAATGACGTGATCAAGCCCGGATATGCGGCGCTGAAATCCGAATGGCTGTTTCAGCAGACCGCTTCCACCAGCGGTTCTGCTTCGTCGGAGCGCTGA
- a CDS encoding ATP-binding protein, whose translation MKQSAAKTLGVAALGAAFAAAGAGAANAAPAVPDAAPVLGTVSKAVPAGNVTKTLPGADKTLDQAKPVVQNGLAAAQPAAQLQHNQTSPVGTLLGGLPLRSVPLQTAGLNGLPLG comes from the coding sequence ATGAAGCAGTCTGCCGCCAAGACCCTCGGTGTCGCCGCGCTCGGCGCCGCCTTCGCCGCCGCAGGCGCGGGCGCCGCGAACGCCGCGCCGGCCGTACCGGACGCCGCGCCGGTGCTGGGCACCGTCAGCAAGGCGGTTCCGGCCGGCAACGTCACCAAGACGCTGCCGGGAGCCGACAAGACGCTGGACCAGGCCAAGCCGGTGGTCCAGAACGGTCTCGCCGCCGCGCAGCCGGCCGCCCAGCTGCAGCACAACCAGACCAGCCCGGTCGGCACCCTGCTCGGCGGCCTGCCGCTGCGCAGCGTCCCCCTGCAGACCGCCGGGCTGAACGGGCTCCCGCTGGGCTGA
- a CDS encoding PspC domain-containing protein: MPALARPTEGRMIGGVCAGLARRFGTSATTMRVIFLLSCLLPGPQFLLYIALWILLPSEDRTRTAW; the protein is encoded by the coding sequence ATGCCCGCTCTTGCCCGTCCGACCGAAGGCCGCATGATCGGTGGAGTATGCGCGGGGCTGGCCCGGCGCTTCGGCACCTCCGCGACGACGATGCGCGTGATCTTTCTGCTGTCGTGCCTGCTGCCGGGCCCGCAGTTCCTGCTCTACATCGCGCTGTGGATTCTGCTGCCCTCGGAAGACAGGACACGGACGGCCTGGTGA
- a CDS encoding VanZ family protein translates to MQRQGSIGGSAAIRVRVTGGVLLVAHLALVAWLTLRPLDVPWVMPANLHPFATIRDDLALGGPEAARRLGEGLALLAPLGVLLPMAHGRLCASPVGSLIRTVAAGTLVSVGIALLQTGVPGRVVDVDTLLLNTVGVALAHLAFVPACRARLRRRAERRRRSAVPQGDPVQGRTPTIPRVGIAPWSDALPPSSP, encoded by the coding sequence GTGCAGCGTCAAGGCTCCATCGGCGGCAGCGCCGCGATCCGCGTCCGTGTGACAGGGGGTGTCCTCCTCGTCGCCCATCTCGCGCTCGTCGCCTGGCTCACGCTGCGCCCGCTCGACGTGCCCTGGGTGATGCCGGCCAACCTGCATCCGTTCGCCACGATCCGGGACGACCTGGCGCTCGGCGGGCCCGAGGCCGCCCGGCGCCTCGGCGAGGGACTGGCGCTGCTGGCGCCGCTGGGCGTGCTGCTGCCGATGGCGCACGGCAGGCTGTGCGCCTCTCCGGTCGGGTCCCTGATCCGTACGGTCGCGGCGGGAACCCTCGTCTCCGTGGGCATCGCCCTGCTGCAGACGGGCGTGCCGGGCCGGGTCGTGGACGTGGACACGCTGCTGCTGAACACCGTGGGCGTGGCTCTCGCCCACCTCGCGTTCGTCCCCGCGTGCCGCGCCCGGCTGCGCCGCAGGGCGGAGCGCCGGCGCCGGTCGGCGGTACCCCAGGGGGATCCGGTTCAGGGTCGGACCCCGACGATTCCCAGGGTCGGCATCGCCCCGTGGAGCGACGCTTTGCCCCCTTCGTCTCCGTAG
- a CDS encoding HAMP domain-containing sensor histidine kinase: protein MTDEQGKLHGWAAGRRGVLSRLRFTSLRLRLVVVFALVALTAAVSASGIAYWLNREAVLTRAQDAVLRDFQQEMRNRAGALPVHPTQDELQHTAGQMAGNSQRFSVLLVGQDASGKTVYGSSGGLSGFSLEDVPQSLRAAVDKKQAVSSHNQSPYHLYWQRVTEHGTPYLVAGTKVIGGGPTGYMLKSLEPEAKDLNSLAWSLGIATALALIGAALLAQAAASTVLKPVQRLGVAARRLGEGKLDTRLSVSGTDELADLSRTFNRAAEALEKRVADMAARDEASRRFVADMSHELRTPLTAITAVTEVLEEELDSESGGIDPMIEPAVRLVVSETRRLNDLVENLMEVTRFDAGTARLVLDDVDIADQITACIDARAWLDAVELDAERGLHARLDPRRLDVILANLIGNALKHGGSPVRVSVRVAGEGDAEIVIEVRDHGPGIPEDVLPHVFDRFYKASASRPRSEGSGLGLSIALNNAHIHGGDITAGNSPDGGAVFTLRLPRDASALTEGTGEGDAARGEGEGGTDGNGAKGGGAR from the coding sequence GTGACCGACGAGCAAGGTAAGCTCCACGGCTGGGCCGCGGGGCGCAGGGGAGTGCTGTCCCGGCTGCGGTTCACCAGCCTGCGCCTCAGGCTGGTCGTGGTCTTCGCGCTGGTGGCGCTGACCGCCGCCGTGTCCGCGTCCGGGATCGCGTACTGGCTCAACCGGGAGGCCGTGCTCACCCGTGCCCAGGACGCGGTGCTGCGCGACTTCCAGCAGGAGATGCGCAACCGTGCGGGAGCGCTTCCGGTGCACCCGACGCAGGACGAGCTGCAGCACACGGCCGGCCAGATGGCGGGCAACAGCCAGCGTTTCAGCGTGCTGCTGGTCGGCCAGGACGCGAGCGGCAAGACGGTCTACGGCAGTTCCGGCGGGCTGAGCGGCTTCTCGCTCGAGGACGTGCCGCAGTCGCTGCGCGCCGCAGTGGACAAGAAGCAGGCGGTCTCCTCCCACAACCAGTCGCCGTACCACCTGTACTGGCAGCGGGTCACCGAGCACGGCACGCCGTATCTGGTGGCCGGCACCAAGGTGATCGGCGGCGGCCCGACCGGTTACATGCTCAAGTCGCTGGAGCCGGAGGCCAAGGACCTCAACTCGCTGGCCTGGTCGCTGGGCATCGCCACCGCTCTGGCGCTGATCGGCGCCGCGCTGCTGGCGCAGGCCGCCGCGTCGACCGTACTGAAGCCCGTGCAGCGGCTGGGCGTCGCCGCGCGCCGGCTCGGCGAGGGCAAGCTCGACACCCGGCTCAGTGTGTCCGGCACCGACGAGCTCGCCGACCTGTCCCGCACCTTCAACCGGGCCGCCGAGGCGCTGGAGAAGCGGGTCGCCGACATGGCCGCCCGCGACGAGGCCTCCCGCCGTTTCGTCGCGGACATGAGCCACGAGCTGCGGACTCCGCTGACGGCCATCACCGCCGTGACGGAGGTGCTGGAGGAGGAGCTGGACTCCGAGAGCGGCGGCATCGACCCGATGATCGAGCCCGCCGTGCGGCTCGTGGTCAGCGAGACGCGGCGGCTGAACGACCTGGTCGAGAACCTCATGGAGGTCACCCGCTTCGACGCGGGCACCGCCCGGCTGGTCCTGGACGACGTCGACATCGCCGACCAGATCACCGCCTGCATCGACGCCCGCGCCTGGCTGGACGCGGTCGAGCTGGACGCCGAGCGCGGGCTGCACGCCCGGCTCGACCCGCGCCGTCTGGACGTCATCCTCGCCAACCTCATCGGCAACGCCCTCAAGCACGGCGGCTCGCCGGTGCGGGTGTCGGTGCGCGTGGCCGGCGAGGGGGACGCCGAGATCGTCATCGAGGTGCGGGACCACGGGCCGGGCATCCCGGAGGACGTCCTGCCGCACGTCTTCGACCGGTTCTACAAGGCCAGCGCCTCCCGCCCCCGCTCCGAGGGCAGCGGGCTCGGCCTGTCCATCGCCCTCAACAACGCGCACATCCACGGCGGCGACATCACCGCGGGCAACTCACCCGACGGAGGGGCGGTGTTCACGCTGCGGCTGCCGCGGGACGCCTCCGCGCTCACCGAGGGGACCGGGGAGGGCGACGCGGCCCGGGGCGAGGGCGAGGGCGGCACCGACGGTAACGGCGCGAAGGGCGGGGGCGCCCGGTGA
- the afsQ1 gene encoding two-component system response regulator AfsQ1, whose protein sequence is MPSLLLIEDDDAIRTALELSLTRQGHRVATAASGEDGLKLLREQRPDLIVLDVMLPGIDGFEVCRRIRRTDQLPIILLTARSDDIDVVVGLESGADDYVVKPVQGRVLDARIRAVLRRGERESTDSATFGGLVIDRSAMTVTKNGEDLQLTPTELRLLLELSRRPGQALSRQQLLRLVWEHDYLGDSRLVDACVQRLRAKVEDVPSSPTLIRTVRGVGYRLDAPQ, encoded by the coding sequence GTGCCTTCCCTGTTGCTGATCGAGGACGACGACGCCATCCGGACGGCCCTGGAGCTCTCACTGACGCGCCAGGGACACCGGGTGGCCACCGCTGCCAGCGGTGAGGACGGTCTGAAGCTGCTGCGCGAGCAGCGGCCGGACCTGATCGTGCTGGACGTGATGCTGCCCGGCATCGACGGGTTCGAGGTGTGCCGGCGCATCCGGCGCACGGACCAGTTGCCGATCATCCTGCTCACCGCCCGCAGCGATGACATCGACGTGGTGGTGGGCCTGGAGTCCGGCGCCGACGACTACGTCGTCAAACCGGTGCAGGGGCGGGTGCTCGACGCCCGGATCCGGGCCGTGCTGCGGCGCGGGGAGCGGGAGTCGACGGACTCGGCGACCTTCGGCGGCCTGGTCATCGACCGTTCGGCGATGACGGTGACGAAGAACGGCGAGGATCTCCAGCTGACCCCGACCGAGCTCAGGCTGCTGCTGGAGCTGAGCCGGCGGCCCGGGCAGGCGCTGTCGCGGCAGCAGCTGCTGCGGCTGGTGTGGGAGCACGACTATCTCGGTGACTCCCGGCTCGTGGACGCCTGTGTGCAGCGGCTGCGCGCCAAGGTGGAGGACGTGCCGTCGTCGCCGACGCTGATCCGTACCGTGCGCGGAGTCGGTTACCGCCTGGACGCGCCTCAGTGA
- a CDS encoding SigE family RNA polymerase sigma factor has product MSTLHSTSTSAVVTRLHDVNGGRGPERSGADGGTSLLERSRELGGGRGCARGTGRQHTYMTVVDAHTGERHGGTAYGEGSGERRSLSEAEFTAYVQERRASLYATAYHLTGDRFEAEDLLQSALFSTYRAWDRISDKAAVGGYLRRTMTNLHISAWRRRKLNEYPTEELPETPGDTDAMRGTELRAVLWQALARLPELQRTMLVLRYYEGRTDPEIAEILDISVGTVKSSIWRSLRRLREDEVLSFGRDEEESFGELVA; this is encoded by the coding sequence ATGAGCACGCTGCACAGCACCAGCACCAGCGCAGTGGTCACGCGTCTGCACGACGTGAACGGGGGCCGGGGGCCGGAGAGGTCCGGTGCCGATGGGGGTACCTCCCTGCTCGAGCGAAGTCGAGAGCTTGGGGGAGGGCGGGGGTGCGCTCGCGGCACCGGGCGTCAGCACACCTACATGACGGTGGTTGACGCGCACACGGGGGAACGGCACGGGGGAACCGCGTACGGGGAGGGCTCGGGGGAGCGCCGCTCACTGTCCGAGGCGGAGTTCACCGCCTACGTCCAGGAGCGCCGCGCCTCCCTGTACGCCACCGCCTACCACCTCACCGGCGACCGCTTCGAGGCCGAGGACCTGCTGCAGAGCGCACTGTTCTCGACGTACCGGGCGTGGGACCGGATCAGTGACAAGGCGGCGGTCGGCGGATACCTCCGCCGCACCATGACCAACCTGCACATCAGCGCGTGGCGCCGCCGCAAGCTGAACGAGTACCCGACCGAGGAGCTGCCGGAGACGCCCGGAGACACGGACGCGATGCGCGGCACCGAGCTGCGCGCGGTCCTGTGGCAGGCGCTGGCCCGGCTGCCCGAACTCCAGCGCACCATGCTGGTCCTGCGCTACTACGAGGGCCGCACGGACCCGGAGATCGCGGAGATCCTCGACATCAGTGTCGGCACGGTGAAGTCCAGCATCTGGCGGTCGCTCCGCCGGCTGCGCGAGGACGAGGTCCTCAGCTTCGGCCGTGACGAGGAGGAGTCCTTCGGCGAGCTCGTCGCCTGA
- a CDS encoding uridine kinase, translating into MSLHPPSPARVVLLCGPSGSGKSLVAARCGLPVLRLDDFYKEGDDPTLPLVAGSSDIDWDHPGSWDADVAVEAITRLCATGSTSVPVYDIALSARTGAKELHIGRAPLFVAEGIFAAEIVRRCGELGVLADALCLTRGPVTTFRRRFLRDLEEGRKSVPFLLRRGWRLMRAERSIVARQVALGAHPCDLDEALARLADAAADRRADALNTAAVD; encoded by the coding sequence GTGAGCCTTCATCCCCCGTCACCCGCCCGTGTCGTGCTGCTCTGCGGCCCCTCTGGTTCGGGCAAGTCCCTTGTCGCCGCCCGTTGCGGGCTGCCCGTACTGCGTCTCGACGACTTCTACAAGGAGGGCGACGACCCGACGCTGCCTCTGGTGGCGGGGAGTTCGGACATCGACTGGGACCACCCGGGGTCGTGGGACGCCGATGTGGCGGTGGAGGCGATCACCCGGCTGTGCGCGACGGGCAGCACGAGCGTGCCCGTGTACGACATCGCGCTGAGCGCCCGGACCGGCGCGAAGGAACTGCACATCGGCCGTGCCCCGCTGTTCGTGGCGGAGGGCATCTTCGCCGCCGAGATCGTCCGGCGCTGCGGTGAACTGGGCGTGCTCGCCGACGCGTTGTGTCTGACCCGCGGGCCGGTCACCACCTTCCGCCGGCGCTTCCTGCGCGACCTCGAGGAGGGCCGCAAGTCGGTGCCGTTCCTGCTGCGCCGCGGCTGGCGGCTGATGCGCGCCGAGCGGTCGATCGTCGCCCGCCAGGTCGCGCTGGGCGCCCACCCGTGCGACCTGGACGAGGCCCTGGCCCGGCTGGCGGACGCGGCGGCGGACCGGCGGGCGGACGCGCTGAACACCGCCGCCGTCGACTGA
- a CDS encoding type II toxin-antitoxin system RelE/ParE family toxin, which produces MTYEIVFEPQALDAAERFLKGNPSALAQVLDTVDKLAHEPRPTGSIVYGSPDLRRLHTGGYRVLYIVEDDVARILVTHVSRTP; this is translated from the coding sequence GTGACGTACGAGATCGTCTTCGAGCCGCAGGCCCTCGACGCCGCAGAACGGTTCCTGAAAGGAAATCCGAGCGCCCTCGCCCAAGTCCTGGACACCGTCGACAAACTGGCCCATGAGCCTCGCCCGACTGGATCGATCGTGTACGGATCGCCAGACCTTCGCCGGCTCCACACGGGCGGTTACCGGGTCCTGTACATCGTCGAGGACGACGTGGCCCGCATCCTGGTCACACATGTGAGCCGCACCCCCTGA
- a CDS encoding type II toxin-antitoxin system Phd/YefM family antitoxin, protein MVEIAISAARSQLGDLVRRAAHGRETIALTDHGHVAALLVSPQVIEDLEDALAVADHQRRKAEGTLGPGIPMAEVRRRLGVEEK, encoded by the coding sequence ATGGTTGAGATCGCCATCAGCGCCGCCCGTTCCCAGCTCGGCGACCTGGTCCGCCGTGCCGCCCACGGCCGCGAGACCATCGCCCTCACCGACCACGGGCACGTGGCCGCCCTTCTCGTGTCGCCGCAGGTGATAGAGGATCTCGAAGACGCCCTGGCTGTGGCGGACCACCAGCGGCGCAAGGCGGAGGGAACCCTTGGCCCCGGCATCCCGATGGCCGAGGTTCGTCGGCGGCTGGGTGTCGAAGAGAAGTGA
- a CDS encoding aldehyde dehydrogenase family protein gives MSDKSETFDRLSVFKTYKLYVGGKFPRSESGRVYEVSDSKGQWLANAPQASRKDARDAVVAARKAFGAWSGATAYNRGQILYRIAEMLEGRRDQFVREVADAEGLSKSKAAGVVDATIDRWVWYAGWTDKIAQVIGGGNPVAGPFFNLSTPEPTGVVAVLAPQESSFLGLVSVVAPVIATGNTAVVVASEKSPLPALSLGEVLATSDLPGGVVNVLSGRTAEIAAPLAAHQDVNAIDLAGADEVLAKELEIAAADNLKRVLRPQPVDNWTGTPGIDRMTAFLETKTVWHPTGSLGASGSSY, from the coding sequence ATGTCTGACAAGTCCGAGACGTTCGACCGTCTGTCCGTCTTCAAGACCTACAAGCTGTACGTCGGCGGGAAGTTCCCGCGTTCGGAGAGCGGCCGGGTGTACGAGGTGAGCGACTCCAAGGGCCAGTGGCTGGCGAACGCGCCGCAGGCCTCCCGCAAGGATGCCCGTGACGCGGTCGTGGCCGCCCGCAAGGCGTTCGGCGCGTGGTCCGGCGCGACCGCCTACAACCGGGGCCAGATCCTCTACCGGATCGCGGAGATGCTGGAGGGCCGCCGCGACCAGTTCGTGCGCGAGGTGGCGGACGCGGAAGGCCTGTCGAAGTCGAAGGCGGCCGGGGTCGTGGACGCCACGATCGACCGCTGGGTCTGGTACGCGGGCTGGACGGACAAGATCGCCCAGGTGATCGGCGGCGGCAACCCGGTGGCGGGCCCGTTCTTCAACCTGTCCACTCCGGAGCCCACCGGCGTCGTAGCCGTCCTGGCCCCGCAGGAGTCGTCGTTCCTGGGCCTGGTCTCGGTGGTCGCCCCGGTGATCGCGACCGGCAACACGGCGGTCGTGGTGGCGTCCGAGAAGTCCCCCCTCCCGGCGCTCTCGCTGGGCGAGGTGCTGGCCACCTCCGACCTCCCCGGCGGTGTCGTCAACGTCCTGTCCGGCCGCACGGCGGAGATCGCGGCGCCGCTCGCCGCGCACCAGGACGTCAACGCGATCGACCTCGCGGGTGCGGACGAGGTGCTGGCGAAGGAGCTGGAGATCGCGGCGGCGGACAACCTGAAGCGCGTACTTCGTCCACAGCCTGTGGACAACTGGACCGGCACCCCGGGCATCGACCGCATGACGGCGTTCCTGGAGACGAAGACGGTCTGGCACCCGACGGGTTCGCTGGGCGCGTCGGGCTCGTCGTACTGA